The Bacillus sp. F19 DNA segment TTCCAAGGAGTTCCTTACAGAGCACATGATGAAGGGAAAAAGTTTTGGCGTACGTGACGTGGACAGTTCTTTCACCGACTCTACCGGAAAGAAATTTAAGGGTGCAGACTATGAGTACCTTTCTGCAAATGTGCGTGATGCACACACTGGGGACCTTGTGTTAAAGCCTTACATCATTAAGAAGATCCCTGATGGTAAAGGAGGTACTATCCCTGTCGGTTTTATCGGTCTTACCACACCTACAACAGTAAAGGGATCCACATCGTTTCAAGAAGGTACTTTAACGAATGACCCTCTTGTAGAATCTGCGAACCGGTATGCAAAAGAATTGAAGGATAAAGGTGTCGAAACGATTATTGCGGTCGTTCACGAGGGTGGTTCGACGAAAAGTGACGGTTATGACATTAACGGTTGTGACAGTCCTTTTGGTCCTATATTCGATTTCGCAAAAGAGGCTTCACCTGCGATCGATGCAATCGTGTCCGGACATTGGCATGCAAAATTCAATTGCTCAATTGACGATCCTGCAGGGAACCCTCGTCCGGTGATAGAAGGAGCCAATCATGGCCGACTTCTTAGCGAAATTAACCTGTCAATTGATCCGAACAGCAAGGATGTTGTACGTAATTTGACCACATCAACGAACCACCCGGTTACACGTGATGTACCAGCTGACCCAGAGATCGAAAAGATGGTATCTTACTGGGTAGAACGTGGAAAGAATCGTTGGGCAGAGCCGGTTGCCAAACTGACGGGTGACCTGACTCGGGCACGTAATGCAAATGGTGAAAGTACCCTCGCTGATGTTGCCGCAGATGCTCACTATGCTGCTGGGAAAAAAGCAGAGAATCCAGCCGAATTCGCTTTGACTGCAGCAAGTCCGTTGCGTGGTGATCTACTGTACAAAAAGGGTAATAATCCCGCAGACAGTGACGGTCAGATCCTATTTGGCGAACAGTGGCAAGCTCATGGCTATCAAAACCCAGTATTAGTCGTAACTTTAACTGGGCAACAAATTAAACAGATTCTTGAAGAACAGTGGAGAAAGAAACCGGACGGCTCCGATGACTTTTACCCGCTCGCTGTTTCGCACAATGTGCACTATAGTTACGACAAAAGCAAACCAATTAATGAAAGAATTGATCCACAAAATGTTAACATTAATGGGGAGCCTCTCGACCTGAATCGCTCTTACCGCGTGGCTGCATTAGCATATTTGGTTATCGGAGCTGATGGATACCCGGCATTTAAACAATATCGCGACTCAGTTCGGGCTGAAGTCGATTATTGGGCATTCATAAACTATTTAAAGGAACAGAAGGTCATAGAACCTCCAGCACTAAACCGTGTCACATCAGCATCCAATTCTCAATAAGTTGTAATGCAAAAAACCCCTCGTTTGTATGAAAGTTTTCGCAAACGAGGGGTTCCTTGTATTCATTAGCTTCAGATAATAGGATCTTGATCCAATTTGATGTAATGGTAGGCGTTTAAGCAAGAAATTAATGATAAGGTCAAAATGATTAAAGACGGCAGCGGCTTTCAATTAGAACAGACAATAAAATAATACTTTCTATTGTGCATGGACGATACAGGAAGCTATATCCATCAGCAAATCAGCTGTAACAATACCTTTAGGGGGTACGGAAACGATTTAGGGTTTCAAGGGCCGCACTTCAAAAATATCCCATTATATAATTTTGATAGGTGTATTTGATAAGTTTTAAATTGTGAGATATAGGACTGAAAGAAGATGGACTAATGGCAATACGTACTGTATATCCAATAATGTACTACAGCAAAGAAGGTTTCATTGAACGAAAATTGGAGATCAATGAGGAAGTCTTACAGGAAATCATTGGAGATTACTTAAGAAGAAATACTGATTTTGATTTTGATGAAGTCGAAATCGTCAATAACCGTCCAATGAACATATGGCTTTA contains these protein-coding regions:
- a CDS encoding bifunctional metallophosphatase/5'-nucleotidase, with translation MKKIFKRLFLVSFVVALVCTGFMGSSKILASQNDGQAEAKDTSHNGRNNNDLVNLQLLSLTDLHGYLQAFNDKSNGQIMTTNGPLTVGGAAYMATHLKNLKAGHENSILFSAGDDFSGWPFEVASHHNEPTIEFLNAIGLDFSVAGNHEFDASKEFLTEHMMKGKSFGVRDVDSSFTDSTGKKFKGADYEYLSANVRDAHTGDLVLKPYIIKKIPDGKGGTIPVGFIGLTTPTTVKGSTSFQEGTLTNDPLVESANRYAKELKDKGVETIIAVVHEGGSTKSDGYDINGCDSPFGPIFDFAKEASPAIDAIVSGHWHAKFNCSIDDPAGNPRPVIEGANHGRLLSEINLSIDPNSKDVVRNLTTSTNHPVTRDVPADPEIEKMVSYWVERGKNRWAEPVAKLTGDLTRARNANGESTLADVAADAHYAAGKKAENPAEFALTAASPLRGDLLYKKGNNPADSDGQILFGEQWQAHGYQNPVLVVTLTGQQIKQILEEQWRKKPDGSDDFYPLAVSHNVHYSYDKSKPINERIDPQNVNINGEPLDLNRSYRVAALAYLVIGADGYPAFKQYRDSVRAEVDYWAFINYLKEQKVIEPPALNRVTSASNSQ